In a genomic window of Vigna angularis cultivar LongXiaoDou No.4 chromosome 6, ASM1680809v1, whole genome shotgun sequence:
- the LOC108321941 gene encoding GDP-L-galactose phosphorylase 1 codes for MLSIKRVPTVVSNYQKEEGGEAPEGGCGRNCLKSCCIQGARLPLYALKRVDKVAEKELPLLGCKEHCSVAFLDSLILGEWEERMQRGLFRYDVTACETKIIPGEYGFIAQLNEGRHLKKRPTEFRVDKVLQPFDETKFNFTKVGQEEVLFQLEASDNGEAQFSPNAPIDVENSPSFVAINVSPIEYGHVLLIPRIFECLPQRIDHASFLLALQMAVEAGNPYFRLGYNSLGAFATINHLHFQAYYLAMPFPIEKAPTKKITKLSDGVKVSKLLNYPVRGLVFEGGHTLESLANAVSEACICLQHNNVPYNVLISDCGRQIFLLPQCYAEKQALGEVSAELLETQVNPAVWEISGHMVLKRKKDYDEASEANAWRLLAEVSLSEERYEEVTALVLKAIASVDLSVKPQCAEEVDSVSSGTQPAMVAGSQQCLVLQ; via the exons ATGTTGAGCATCAAGAGGGTTCCCACTGTGGTTTCCAATTATCAGAAGGAGGAGGGAGGTGAGGCTCCTGAAGGAGGATGTGGTCGGAACTGCCTCAAAAGTTGTTGCATTCAAG GTGCGAGGTTGCCTTTATATGCTTTGAAGAGGGTGGACAAGGTCGCTGAAAAGGAGTTGCCTTTGCTTGGATGCAAGGAGCATTGCTCTGTGGCGTTTCTGGACTCGCTTATCCTTGGGGAG TGGGAAGAACGCATGCAGAGAGGGCTTTTCCGTTATGATGTCACAGCCTGTGAGACCAAG ATTATTCCTGGGGAGTATGGTTTCATTGCTCAGCTTAATGAGGGTCGCCACCTCAAGAAGAGACCAACTGAGTTCCGTGTCGATAAAGTCCTCCAGCCCTTTGATGAAACCAAGTTTAACTTCACTAAAGTTGGGCAAGAAGAGGTCTTGTTTCAGTTGGAGGCTAGCGACAATGGAGAAGCTCAATTCTCTCCAAATGCTCCAATTGATGTTGAGAATTCTCCTAGTTTTGTTGCCATCAAT GTGAGTCCTATTGAATATGGGCATGTGCTACTGATTCCCCGGATTTTTGAGTGTTTACCTCAAAGGATTGACCATGCAAGCTTCTTGCTTGCGCTTCAAATGGCAGTTGAAGCTGGGAATCCATATTTTAGGTTGGGTTACAACAGCTTGGGTGCGTTTGCAACCATTAACCATCTTCACTTTCAG GCGTATTACTTGGCTATGCCTTTTCCCATTGAGAAGGCCCCTACCAAGAAAATTACCAAATTAAGTGATGGAGTGAAAGTATCTAAACTATTAAACTATCCAGTCAGGGGCCTTGTTTTCGAGGGTGGTCATACACTAGAGAGTTTAGCAAATGCTGTTTCAGAAGCCTGCATCTGCCTTCAACACAACAACGTACCCTACAATGTACTTATTTCAGACTGTGGAAGGCAAATCTTTCTCTTGCCACAG TGCTATGCAGAGAAACAAGCTCTTGGAGAAGTGAGTGCTGAGCTTCTGGAGACCCAGGTGAATCCTGCTGTATGGGAAATTAGTGGGCACATGGtgttgaagaggaagaaggactACGATGAGGCATCTGAAGCCAATGCCTGGAGGCTTCTTGCTGAGGTCTCCCTCTCTGAAGAGAGGTACGAGGAAGTCACTGCTCTTGTTTTAAAGGCCATTGCATCTGTTGACTTGAGTGTCAAGCCTCAATGTGCTGAGGAAGTTGATTCTGTTAGCTCAGGCACCCAGCCTGCCATGGTGGCTGGTTCACAGCAATGCCTTGTTCTCCAGTAA